The following are from one region of the Shinella sp. PSBB067 genome:
- a CDS encoding ABC transporter ATP-binding protein, translated as MTNSPAADGRRSGETLLDIRNLTIEAERDGAWQPIVRDISLTLKRGEVLGIIGESGAGKSTLGLSALGFARAGCRFSAGSVVFDGRDLLKESEEYRRQLRGNRIAYVAQSAAASFNPAHRLIDQTIECAMREGLTSRAAAIGNAKDLYAQMQLPDPDSIGARFPHQVSGGQLQRAMTAMAMTCRPDLIVFDEPTTALDVTTQVEVLASIRRIVEEHHTAALYITHDLAVVAQMAHRIMVLRHGALVEEADTQIMLSAPKQPYTRSLWAVRTMEKQAEPPAAPMLEISGIEAHYGTFKVLDDISVTLPAGRTVAVVGESGSGKSTLARVIAGLLPQTAGSVSLNGTALAPSLKQRSRDQLRRIQMIYQSADTSLNPRQTVLDLVGRPLAFHLGLRGRARDLRVAELLDMVELSDRHIVSFPSELSGGQKQRVSIARAIAADPDVFICDEITSALDQLVQEQILKLILKLQKEMNKSYLFITHDIATVNAIADHVVVMHRGRIVQQGPKASVMSAPDHPYTRQLLSAVPQMDAGWLDAAIAGSRAASGH; from the coding sequence ATGACCAATAGCCCCGCCGCCGACGGCCGCCGCAGCGGCGAGACCCTGCTGGATATCCGCAACCTCACCATAGAGGCCGAGCGCGACGGGGCATGGCAGCCGATCGTCCGCGACATCAGCCTCACCCTCAAGCGCGGCGAGGTGCTCGGCATCATCGGGGAATCGGGCGCCGGGAAATCGACGCTCGGGCTCTCCGCCCTCGGCTTCGCGCGGGCCGGCTGCCGCTTTTCTGCCGGCAGCGTCGTCTTCGACGGGCGCGACCTCCTCAAGGAGAGCGAGGAATACCGCCGGCAGCTTCGCGGCAACCGGATCGCCTATGTGGCGCAAAGCGCGGCCGCCTCCTTCAACCCGGCGCACAGGCTGATCGACCAGACGATCGAATGCGCGATGCGGGAGGGGCTGACCTCGCGCGCCGCCGCCATCGGTAATGCGAAGGACCTTTATGCGCAGATGCAGCTTCCTGACCCGGACAGCATCGGCGCGCGCTTCCCGCACCAGGTTTCCGGCGGCCAGCTGCAGCGCGCGATGACCGCCATGGCGATGACCTGTCGGCCGGACCTCATCGTCTTCGACGAGCCGACGACGGCGCTCGACGTGACGACGCAGGTGGAGGTCCTCGCCTCGATCCGCCGGATCGTCGAGGAGCACCACACGGCCGCCCTCTACATCACCCACGACCTTGCCGTGGTGGCGCAGATGGCGCACCGGATCATGGTGCTGCGCCATGGCGCGCTGGTCGAGGAGGCGGATACGCAAATCATGCTCTCGGCGCCGAAGCAGCCCTATACGCGCTCGCTCTGGGCCGTGCGCACCATGGAGAAGCAGGCGGAGCCGCCCGCCGCGCCGATGCTCGAGATCTCCGGCATCGAGGCCCATTACGGCACGTTCAAGGTGCTCGACGACATCTCCGTCACGCTGCCGGCCGGCCGGACCGTCGCCGTCGTCGGGGAATCGGGCTCGGGGAAATCGACGCTCGCCCGCGTCATCGCGGGCCTGCTCCCGCAGACCGCGGGCAGCGTGAGCCTGAACGGAACCGCGCTTGCGCCCTCCCTCAAGCAGCGCAGCCGCGACCAGCTGCGCCGCATCCAGATGATCTACCAGTCGGCCGATACCTCGCTCAATCCGCGGCAGACCGTGCTCGACCTCGTCGGCCGGCCGCTGGCGTTCCATCTCGGCCTGCGCGGGCGCGCCCGGGACCTTCGCGTCGCCGAGCTGCTCGACATGGTCGAATTGTCCGACCGCCATATCGTCAGCTTTCCCTCCGAGCTTTCGGGCGGGCAGAAGCAGCGCGTCTCCATCGCCCGGGCGATCGCGGCCGATCCCGACGTGTTCATCTGCGACGAGATCACCTCGGCGCTCGACCAGCTTGTGCAGGAGCAGATCCTCAAGCTGATCCTCAAGCTCCAGAAGGAGATGAACAAGTCCTACCTCTTCATCACCCACGACATCGCCACCGTGAACGCCATCGCGGACCATGTCGTGGTGATGCACCGGGGCCGGATCGTGCAGCAGGGTCCGAAGGCCTCCGTCATGTCCGCCCCCGATCATCCCTATACGCGCCAGCTCCTCTCCGCGGTGCCGCAAATGGATGCGGGATGGCTCGACGCCGCCATCGCCGGCAGCCGGGCGGCGAGCGGCCACTAG
- a CDS encoding transporter substrate-binding domain-containing protein: protein MKMKTLTAALVSAALAIGLQAAGPAAAQDSDWKEIHIATEGAYPPFNFVDAAGKLQGLDVDIANALCAEMKATCTIVAQDWDGIIPGLKARKFDAIVASMSITEERLKEIDFSRKYYSSKLSVMTKADSGIEDIRPESFEGKTIGAQSSTPQAEQAEALFGRHGATVKLYPSQDEADMDLVNGRLDGIVADKFYLAAWMKTNGNGCCKLVGDLAEGQTEIGVGLRKEDKALKQKFDAAMDAIVANGTYKSIVAKYFDFDIY from the coding sequence ATGAAAATGAAGACTCTCACTGCCGCCCTCGTTTCCGCCGCGCTGGCCATCGGCCTCCAGGCCGCCGGGCCGGCCGCCGCGCAGGATTCCGACTGGAAGGAGATCCATATTGCGACGGAAGGCGCCTATCCGCCCTTCAACTTCGTCGATGCCGCCGGCAAGCTCCAGGGCCTCGACGTCGACATCGCCAATGCGCTCTGCGCCGAGATGAAGGCGACATGCACCATCGTCGCGCAGGACTGGGACGGCATCATCCCCGGGCTGAAGGCCAGGAAATTCGACGCCATCGTCGCCTCCATGTCGATCACGGAGGAGCGGCTGAAGGAAATCGACTTCTCCAGGAAATACTACAGCTCCAAGCTTTCCGTCATGACCAAGGCCGACAGCGGGATAGAGGACATCAGGCCGGAAAGCTTCGAAGGCAAGACGATCGGCGCCCAGTCCTCCACGCCGCAGGCCGAGCAGGCCGAAGCGCTGTTCGGCAGGCATGGCGCCACGGTGAAGCTCTACCCGTCGCAGGACGAGGCCGACATGGACCTCGTGAACGGCCGGCTGGATGGGATCGTCGCCGACAAGTTCTACCTCGCCGCCTGGATGAAAACCAACGGCAACGGCTGCTGCAAGCTCGTCGGCGACCTTGCCGAGGGCCAGACCGAGATCGGCGTCGGCCTGCGCAAGGAGGACAAGGCGCTGAAGCAGAAATTCGACGCCGCGATGGACGCCATCGTCGCGAACGGCACCTACAAGTCCATCGTCGCGAAGTACTTCGACTTCGACATCTACTGA
- a CDS encoding GntR family transcriptional regulator, with product MELEKLSLVDRAAQQLRGMIIGAALPPGLRLTEQDLSDKMQVARGTIRAALSAMTAENLVVRRPYSGWAVQTVDEAILRENYQVRGALEELSVRLLAERLDDDERMKLVASYERLAAAEAAGGAEERLQADLGFHADIVRASGNRLLLHRYNSICGLTEWLYRWSEKNWPRRINLLEWHKPIFEAILARDGDAAARAMRIHTQRSLHDDMQDLRNNLSGQHEQ from the coding sequence ATGGAACTCGAAAAACTCAGCCTGGTGGACCGTGCCGCCCAGCAACTCCGCGGGATGATCATCGGCGCCGCGCTGCCCCCTGGCTTGAGGCTCACCGAACAGGACCTGTCCGACAAGATGCAGGTTGCGCGCGGCACGATCCGGGCGGCCCTGTCCGCCATGACGGCCGAAAATCTTGTCGTACGGCGGCCTTACTCGGGTTGGGCGGTGCAGACGGTCGATGAAGCAATCCTTCGCGAGAACTATCAGGTTCGCGGGGCGCTCGAGGAGCTTTCGGTGCGGCTTCTTGCCGAGCGGCTTGATGACGACGAACGGATGAAGCTGGTCGCTTCCTACGAGCGGCTTGCCGCCGCCGAGGCGGCCGGGGGCGCTGAAGAGCGCCTTCAGGCGGATCTGGGTTTCCATGCGGATATCGTGCGGGCCAGCGGCAACAGGCTGCTGCTCCATCGATACAACAGCATCTGCGGGCTGACCGAATGGCTTTACAGGTGGTCGGAAAAAAACTGGCCGAGACGCATCAACCTTCTGGAATGGCACAAGCCGATCTTCGAGGCGATCCTCGCCCGGGATGGAGACGCCGCGGCGAGAGCCATGCGCATCCACACACAGCGCAGTCTGCACGACGACATGCAGGACCTGCGGAACAATCTCTCCGGACAACACGAGCAATAG
- a CDS encoding ABC transporter substrate-binding protein, whose amino-acid sequence MSNSLSSLTRRGFLAGSTAAGLLLPLGVSWAAAPRKGGELRISMAGGSSDNSLDPRAFTQQMQRVVGVAVCNQLVEILPDGTLVPELAESWESTDAVRWSLRIRKDVLFHNGKSLDAEDVVYSVNSKTSTRATTCCAMAR is encoded by the coding sequence ATGTCGAATAGCCTATCGTCGCTTACCAGGCGCGGCTTCCTGGCAGGAAGCACCGCCGCCGGACTGCTGTTGCCCCTCGGTGTGAGCTGGGCTGCCGCCCCGCGAAAAGGTGGTGAACTTCGCATTTCGATGGCAGGGGGCAGTTCGGACAACTCGCTCGACCCACGCGCCTTTACCCAGCAGATGCAGCGGGTCGTCGGCGTGGCGGTGTGCAATCAGCTCGTCGAAATTCTTCCGGACGGAACCCTCGTGCCCGAACTTGCCGAGAGCTGGGAGAGCACGGATGCGGTCCGATGGTCTCTTCGTATCCGCAAGGATGTCCTGTTCCACAACGGGAAATCGCTGGATGCCGAGGACGTCGTCTATTCCGTGAACTCGAAAACATCGACGAGAGCGACTACGTGCTGCGCGATGGCTCGGTGA
- a CDS encoding IclR family transcriptional regulator C-terminal domain-containing protein, whose protein sequence is MLRDGSVMTPDDFMASIESARGSDVFALHGQVDPHLACIASPVLNEEGRCLATMSLVVPLVDFEGRFDFYADHTRRMAKAVSEQLSLIPAGREDILGLLLKARTN, encoded by the coding sequence GTGCTGCGCGATGGCTCGGTGATGACGCCCGACGACTTCATGGCCTCGATCGAATCCGCGCGCGGCAGCGACGTCTTCGCCCTTCACGGCCAGGTCGACCCGCATCTCGCCTGCATCGCCTCGCCCGTCCTGAACGAGGAAGGGCGCTGCCTGGCGACCATGAGCCTCGTCGTTCCGCTGGTCGATTTCGAGGGCCGGTTCGATTTCTATGCGGATCATACGCGCCGCATGGCAAAGGCCGTGTCCGAACAGCTTTCGCTGATCCCTGCCGGACGGGAAGATATCCTCGGGCTTCTGCTGAAAGCACGGACCAACTGA
- a CDS encoding SDR family oxidoreductase yields MAQFENKIIVVTGGTQGLGAATATLLAQRGAKGLVICGRSEEKGKAQAARLAALGTEAVFVKADLSKVDDCKAVIAAADTSFGRLDSLVNAAGMTNRGTILNTSPELFDQLFAVNIRAPFFLMQGAIELFKRDGIAGTIVNISTMSSMGGQPFLAAYSASKGALDTLTRNTAYAALRNRIRVNSLNIGWMASEGEDRTQRELDGQPADWLAKAVVAQPNGRLIEPEEVARAIAFLASEESGLMTGAIINFDQAVWGAYDSLPHASAAL; encoded by the coding sequence ATGGCACAGTTCGAAAACAAGATCATCGTCGTGACCGGCGGCACCCAGGGCCTTGGTGCCGCGACCGCGACGCTTCTTGCGCAACGCGGCGCGAAGGGCCTCGTCATCTGCGGGCGCTCCGAGGAGAAGGGCAAGGCGCAGGCGGCCCGGCTGGCGGCTTTGGGCACGGAAGCGGTCTTCGTCAAAGCCGACCTGTCGAAGGTGGACGACTGCAAGGCTGTCATCGCCGCGGCCGACACGTCGTTTGGCCGGCTCGACAGCCTGGTCAATGCGGCCGGAATGACGAATCGCGGCACCATCCTGAACACCAGCCCGGAACTCTTCGACCAGTTGTTCGCGGTCAACATCCGCGCGCCGTTTTTCCTGATGCAAGGCGCAATCGAGCTTTTCAAGCGCGACGGCATTGCCGGGACCATCGTCAACATATCGACCATGTCCTCGATGGGCGGACAGCCGTTCCTCGCCGCTTATAGCGCCTCGAAGGGCGCGCTCGATACGCTGACGCGCAATACGGCCTATGCTGCGCTTAGAAACCGTATCCGCGTGAACAGCCTCAACATCGGCTGGATGGCATCCGAAGGCGAGGACAGGACGCAACGGGAGCTGGACGGCCAGCCGGCCGATTGGCTCGCCAAGGCGGTGGTCGCGCAACCGAATGGCCGGCTGATCGAGCCTGAGGAGGTTGCCCGGGCAATCGCGTTTCTCGCATCGGAAGAATCGGGCCTGATGACGGGCGCTATCATCAATTTCGACCAGGCGGTCTGGGGCGCCTATGACAGCCTGCCGCATGCAAGCGCGGCTCTTTGA
- a CDS encoding Gfo/Idh/MocA family protein, whose protein sequence is MVGGGEGAYIGGIHRFAARLDNHYDLVAGAFDVDAERGHGFAAKNFIDRDRSYGDYLAMVTGERMRDDRIDVVAICTPNHTHFPIAKAFLEAGFDVICEKPMTTTVQDAIALHDLAQATGRFLGVTYTYSGYPMIHEARAMVARGDLGKIRVVQVEYPLEWMATGIELQGNQQAAWRTDPKKNGRGGSIGDIGTHAYHLAGFVTGLKAEAVAADLATFVEGRALDDNAHVMIRYEGGARGLLWSSQVAIGQSNGLRLRVFGEKGSLVWHQEQPNELVFTGLFGAPEAIKRGRDDLTDGARVRTRTPPGHPEGYIEAFTNLYSGFAAVIRSRQSGAPAGPLGEGMPSSYDGLKGVAFVDAVVDSHEKHNGGWLPLQFA, encoded by the coding sequence ATGGTGGGCGGAGGCGAGGGCGCCTATATCGGCGGCATCCACCGCTTCGCCGCCCGCCTCGACAACCACTATGACCTCGTGGCGGGCGCGTTCGACGTCGATGCCGAACGGGGCCACGGCTTCGCCGCGAAGAATTTCATCGACCGCGACCGCTCCTACGGCGACTATCTCGCCATGGTGACGGGAGAGCGCATGCGCGACGACCGGATCGACGTGGTGGCGATCTGCACGCCGAACCACACCCATTTCCCGATCGCCAAGGCGTTTCTCGAAGCGGGGTTCGACGTCATTTGCGAGAAGCCGATGACGACGACCGTGCAGGACGCGATCGCGCTGCACGACCTGGCGCAGGCGACCGGGCGTTTCCTCGGGGTGACCTACACCTATAGCGGCTATCCGATGATCCACGAGGCGCGGGCCATGGTTGCGCGCGGAGACCTCGGCAAGATCCGCGTCGTGCAGGTCGAGTATCCGCTGGAGTGGATGGCGACGGGCATCGAACTGCAGGGCAACCAGCAGGCGGCCTGGCGCACCGATCCGAAGAAGAACGGACGCGGCGGTTCCATCGGCGACATCGGCACGCACGCCTATCACCTCGCCGGCTTCGTGACGGGATTGAAGGCGGAAGCCGTCGCCGCGGACCTTGCGACATTCGTCGAGGGCCGCGCGCTGGATGACAACGCCCATGTGATGATCCGCTACGAAGGCGGCGCGCGTGGCCTTCTGTGGTCCTCCCAGGTCGCGATCGGCCAGTCGAACGGCTTGCGGTTGCGGGTCTTCGGCGAGAAGGGCAGCCTGGTTTGGCACCAGGAGCAGCCGAACGAACTGGTCTTCACGGGGCTCTTCGGCGCCCCGGAGGCGATCAAGCGCGGCCGCGACGATCTCACCGACGGTGCGCGCGTGCGAACCCGCACACCGCCGGGCCACCCGGAAGGCTATATCGAAGCGTTCACGAACCTCTATTCCGGCTTCGCGGCCGTCATCCGGTCGAGGCAGAGCGGCGCGCCGGCCGGGCCGCTCGGGGAGGGAATGCCCTCATCCTACGACGGGCTGAAAGGCGTGGCCTTCGTCGATGCCGTCGTGGACAGCCATGAAAAGCACAATGGCGGATGGTTGCCGTTGCAGTTCGCTTGA
- a CDS encoding sugar phosphate isomerase/epimerase — MRTIKGPGVFLAQFAGDEAPFDSLEGLAGWAADKGFKGVQIPTWDRRVIDLERAAESQDYVEEIKGTLGEHGLVVTDLASHLQGQLVALHPSFNLPADSFAPAKVHRDPGARQEWAVNQLLCAAKASRRFGVDRHTTFSGTLLWPYFYPYPQWPDGLISDGFDELARRWRPILDAFDHEGVDVCYEIHPTEDLHDGLTFEMFLERVDNHPRCNIMYDPSHLVLQSIDYLAYIDHYHQRIKTFHVKDAEFRPTGKTGAYGGYQPWVSRAGRFRSPGDGQVDFGAIFSKLTGYGFDGWAVLEWECCLKNSEDGAAEGARFIRDHIIQVSERAFDDFVKSGADRSVNSEILGI; from the coding sequence ATGAGAACCATCAAGGGTCCCGGCGTGTTCCTCGCGCAATTTGCCGGCGATGAGGCACCCTTCGACTCGTTGGAGGGGCTGGCCGGCTGGGCCGCCGACAAGGGGTTCAAGGGCGTGCAGATCCCCACCTGGGACCGCCGCGTGATCGATCTCGAACGTGCGGCGGAAAGCCAGGACTATGTCGAGGAGATCAAGGGAACGCTCGGGGAGCACGGCCTCGTCGTGACGGATCTCGCCAGCCATCTGCAGGGACAGCTCGTCGCCCTTCATCCGTCGTTCAACCTGCCGGCCGATTCCTTTGCGCCTGCCAAGGTGCACCGTGATCCCGGGGCGCGGCAGGAATGGGCCGTCAACCAGTTGCTGTGCGCTGCCAAGGCCTCGCGCCGTTTCGGTGTCGATCGCCATACGACCTTCAGCGGAACGCTTCTGTGGCCCTATTTCTACCCTTACCCGCAGTGGCCGGACGGGCTGATTTCAGACGGCTTCGATGAACTGGCACGGCGCTGGCGGCCGATCCTCGATGCGTTCGATCACGAGGGGGTCGACGTCTGCTACGAAATTCATCCGACGGAAGACCTGCATGACGGTCTGACGTTCGAGATGTTCCTGGAGCGCGTCGACAACCATCCGCGCTGCAACATCATGTACGACCCGAGCCATCTGGTTCTCCAGTCGATCGACTATCTCGCCTATATCGACCACTACCACCAGCGCATCAAGACCTTCCACGTCAAGGACGCGGAGTTCCGGCCGACCGGCAAGACGGGCGCCTATGGCGGGTATCAGCCGTGGGTCAGCCGCGCCGGTCGCTTCCGTTCGCCCGGAGACGGGCAGGTCGATTTCGGCGCCATCTTCTCTAAGCTGACCGGCTACGGTTTCGACGGATGGGCCGTTCTCGAATGGGAATGCTGCCTGAAGAATTCGGAAGACGGCGCGGCCGAGGGCGCGCGCTTCATACGCGACCATATCATTCAGGTCTCGGAGCGCGCCTTCGATGACTTCGTGAAGTCCGGCGCGGACCGATCCGTCAACAGTGAAATCCTCGGAATCTAA
- the iolD gene encoding 3D-(3,5/4)-trihydroxycyclohexane-1,2-dione acylhydrolase (decyclizing): MGTVRLTMAQALVRYLCNQFTEIDGRREPLFPGVFAIFGHGNVTCLSEALEAVKDTLPTWRGQNEQSMALAAIGFAKATRRRQIMVACSSIGPGALNMVTAAGVAHTNRLPILLLAGDSFVSRRPDPVMQQVEHFGDPTITVNDAFKAVTRFWDRIVHPEQILSSLPQAVAVMLDPADCGPAFLALPQDAQEIAWDYPERFFEPTVHRIPRPRPDRESLAEAVRVLKAAKRPLIISGGGVRYSGAEAALAAFAEKHGIPLCETIAGKGTVTHDHPAHVGPIGIVGSTSANALAGEADVVLAVGTRLMDFTTGSWTAFSPDARFVAINAARWDANKHRAVAVVGDALETVAELEAAIGGYKADAGWTEKGRQEFAKWNAALDGYQKPTNVPVPTYAQVVGIVNSRAKERDLLITAAGGLPGEVMKNWRVKAPNTFDCEFGFSCMGYEIAAGWGAAMADPTRTPIVMIGDGTYMMMNSDIYSTVLSGHKMILIVCDNGGYAVINRLQNGKGGASFNNLIRDCRVKEPFAVDFAKHAEAMGALTRHVESLADLGEAVEWAQANDRTTVITIVSDAFTWTPGDAWWDVGVPQVSARAEVNAAARDQAEGRRKQRVGV; this comes from the coding sequence ATGGGTACCGTTCGTCTCACCATGGCGCAGGCCCTGGTTCGCTATCTCTGCAATCAGTTTACCGAAATCGACGGCCGGCGCGAGCCGCTTTTCCCGGGCGTCTTCGCAATTTTCGGCCATGGCAATGTGACCTGCCTTTCCGAGGCGCTGGAAGCCGTCAAGGATACGCTGCCGACATGGCGCGGCCAGAACGAGCAGTCCATGGCGCTCGCCGCGATCGGCTTTGCGAAGGCGACACGCCGGCGCCAGATCATGGTTGCGTGCAGTTCCATCGGTCCGGGTGCGCTGAACATGGTGACAGCCGCGGGCGTGGCGCATACCAATCGCCTTCCCATCCTGCTCCTGGCCGGCGACAGCTTCGTCAGCCGCCGGCCCGACCCAGTCATGCAGCAGGTCGAGCATTTCGGCGATCCGACCATCACCGTCAACGATGCCTTCAAGGCCGTCACGCGCTTCTGGGACCGTATCGTCCATCCCGAACAGATCCTCTCCTCGCTGCCGCAGGCCGTCGCCGTCATGCTGGACCCGGCCGATTGCGGCCCGGCGTTCCTTGCCCTGCCGCAGGACGCACAGGAGATTGCCTGGGACTATCCCGAACGGTTCTTCGAGCCGACCGTGCACAGGATCCCGCGTCCGCGGCCGGACCGTGAAAGCCTCGCCGAGGCCGTGCGCGTGCTGAAGGCGGCGAAGCGCCCGCTGATCATCTCCGGTGGCGGCGTGCGCTATTCCGGCGCCGAGGCGGCGCTCGCCGCGTTTGCCGAAAAGCACGGCATTCCCCTCTGCGAGACCATCGCCGGCAAGGGCACCGTCACCCATGACCACCCGGCCCATGTCGGCCCGATCGGCATCGTCGGCTCGACCTCGGCCAATGCGCTGGCCGGCGAGGCCGACGTGGTGCTGGCGGTCGGCACGCGCCTCATGGATTTCACCACCGGGTCCTGGACGGCCTTTTCTCCCGACGCCCGCTTCGTCGCGATCAACGCGGCCCGCTGGGACGCCAACAAGCACCGCGCCGTCGCCGTCGTCGGCGATGCGCTGGAGACGGTGGCCGAGCTTGAGGCCGCCATCGGCGGCTACAAGGCGGACGCCGGCTGGACGGAAAAGGGCCGGCAGGAATTCGCCAAGTGGAACGCGGCGCTCGACGGCTACCAGAAGCCGACCAACGTGCCGGTGCCGACCTATGCCCAGGTCGTCGGCATCGTCAATTCCAGGGCGAAGGAGCGTGACCTTCTCATCACCGCCGCCGGAGGCCTGCCGGGCGAGGTGATGAAGAACTGGCGCGTCAAGGCGCCGAACACCTTCGACTGCGAGTTCGGCTTCTCCTGCATGGGCTACGAGATCGCCGCCGGCTGGGGCGCGGCCATGGCCGATCCCACCCGCACGCCCATCGTCATGATCGGCGACGGCACCTACATGATGATGAACTCGGACATCTATTCGACCGTTCTTTCCGGCCACAAGATGATCCTCATCGTCTGCGACAACGGCGGCTATGCCGTCATCAACCGCCTGCAGAACGGCAAGGGCGGCGCCTCCTTCAACAACCTGATCAGGGATTGCCGCGTCAAGGAACCCTTCGCCGTCGACTTCGCCAAGCATGCCGAGGCGATGGGTGCGCTGACGCGCCATGTCGAAAGCCTTGCCGACCTCGGCGAGGCCGTCGAATGGGCGCAGGCGAACGACCGCACCACCGTCATCACCATCGTCTCCGACGCCTTCACCTGGACGCCGGGCGATGCCTGGTGGGATGTCGGCGTGCCGCAGGTGAGCGCGCGGGCCGAAGTCAACGCCGCGGCCAGGGACCAGGCGGAAGGTCGCAGGAAACAGCGCGTCGGCGTCTGA
- a CDS encoding Gfo/Idh/MocA family protein: protein MAEVSGGQAFPPAERRLRLGIVGGGQGSFIGKVHARGARLSNRWDVVAGALSSRPQVAQESGRAWLLAEDRIYTDYRVMAEREAGRPDGIDAVAITTPNNSHHAIACAFMENGIDVISDKPLTTTLADALDLVRRQRETGLIFGVTYAYAASAMVRQARQMIREGALGTLRQVHVEYFQEWALTPPSDAGAGAQWRLDPAIVGPTFTTGDIGTHCHHLSAFVCGRPVTAVRAEFHTLGPPKALEDTAFMHVRYEGDVPGTIMVSQVAPGTHCGLRIRVFGDKASLEWNQEEPEALHLRRFGEPARLLTRGEGAGIGASAARFVHMPRGHPEALSDAWGNLYEEFAIAVEARRLGRALPAGLLEYPTVMDGALGVKFIEAALASSRSGGQWTDCRLPI, encoded by the coding sequence ATGGCAGAGGTTTCCGGCGGCCAGGCGTTTCCGCCGGCCGAGCGCCGTTTGCGGCTCGGCATCGTCGGCGGCGGGCAGGGCAGCTTCATCGGCAAGGTACATGCGCGCGGTGCGCGGCTCTCCAACCGCTGGGATGTGGTTGCAGGCGCGCTGTCGTCCCGGCCGCAGGTGGCGCAGGAATCCGGGCGAGCCTGGCTGCTGGCCGAGGACCGCATCTACACGGACTACCGGGTGATGGCCGAGCGCGAGGCGGGGCGGCCGGATGGCATCGATGCCGTGGCCATCACCACGCCCAACAACTCCCATCATGCCATCGCCTGCGCCTTCATGGAAAACGGCATCGACGTCATCAGCGACAAGCCGTTGACGACGACGCTCGCCGATGCGCTCGATCTCGTGCGCCGCCAGCGGGAGACGGGCCTCATCTTCGGCGTGACCTATGCCTATGCCGCCTCCGCCATGGTGCGGCAGGCGCGCCAGATGATCCGCGAAGGCGCGCTCGGTACGCTGCGGCAGGTGCATGTCGAGTATTTTCAGGAATGGGCGCTCACACCGCCGAGCGACGCCGGCGCCGGAGCGCAGTGGCGCCTCGATCCCGCCATCGTCGGCCCGACCTTCACCACCGGAGACATCGGCACCCATTGCCACCATCTCAGTGCGTTCGTGTGCGGCCGCCCCGTCACGGCGGTGCGGGCGGAATTCCACACGCTGGGTCCGCCGAAGGCGCTGGAAGACACGGCCTTCATGCATGTGCGCTACGAGGGCGACGTTCCCGGTACCATCATGGTCTCGCAGGTCGCGCCCGGCACCCATTGCGGCCTGCGCATCCGCGTCTTCGGCGACAAGGCGAGCCTCGAATGGAACCAGGAGGAGCCGGAGGCCCTGCATTTGCGCCGGTTCGGCGAGCCGGCCCGCCTGCTGACGCGCGGCGAGGGCGCGGGGATCGGCGCAAGCGCCGCCCGCTTCGTGCATATGCCGCGCGGCCATCCCGAGGCGCTCAGCGATGCCTGGGGCAATCTCTACGAGGAATTCGCGATTGCCGTCGAGGCGCGGCGTCTTGGCAGGGCCTTGCCTGCAGGGCTGCTGGAATATCCGACGGTGATGGACGGTGCGCTCGGCGTCAAGTTCATCGAGGCGGCGCTCGCATCGAGCCGGTCGGGCGGGCAATGGACCGATTGCCGGCTGCCGATCTGA